In Ascaphus truei isolate aAscTru1 unplaced genomic scaffold, aAscTru1.hap1 HAP1_SCAFFOLD_694, whole genome shotgun sequence, the sequence CTGCACTGGGGGGGTCACACTGTCCCCTCTCGCCCTGCACTGGGGGTTCACACTGTCCCCTCTCGCCCtgcactggggggggggtcacactgtcCCCTCTCGCCCTGCACTGGGGGTTCacactgtcccctctcaccctgcactgggggggGTCACACTATCCCCTCtcgccctgcactgggaggggcaggctgtcacctctcaccctgcactgggagggtcaggctgtcctctctgtcacctctcaccctgcactgggagggtcaggctgtcccctctgtcacctctcaccctgcactgggagggtcaggctgtcccctctgtcacctctcaccctgcactggtaGGGTCACACTATCCCCTCTCGCCCAGCACTGGGAGGGTCACACTGTCCCCTCTCGCCCTGCACTGGGGGGGTCACACTGTCCCCTCTCGCCCTGCACTGGGGGTTCACACTGTCCCCTCTCGCcctgcactgggggggggggggtcacactgtcCCCTCTCGCCCTGCACTGGGGGTTCacactgtcccctctcaccctgcactgggggggTCACACTATCCCCTCtcgccctgcactgggaggggcaggctgtcacctctcaccctgcactgggagggccaggctgtcccctctgtcccctctcaccctgcactgggaggggcaggctgtcccctctgtcacctctcaccctgcactgggaggggcaggctgtcacctctcaccctgcactggaaggggcaggctgtcacctctcaccctgcactgggaggggcaggctgtctcctctcaccctgcactgggagggtcaggctgtcccctctgtcacctctcaccctgcactgggaggggtagGCTGTCACCTcacaccctgcactgggaggggcaggctgtcccctctgtcacctctcaccctgcactgggaggggcaggctgtcccctctgtcacctctcaccctgcactgggagggtcaggctgtcccctctgtcacctcttaccctgcactgggaggggcaggctgtcacctctcaccctgcactgggagggtcaggctgtcccctctcaccctgcactgggagggtcaggctgtcccctctgtcccctctcaccctgcactgggaggggcaggctgtcccctctgtcacctctcaccctgcactgggaggggcaggctgtcacctctcaccctgcactgggaggggcaggctgtcacctctcaccctgcactgggaggggcaggctgtcccctctgtcccctctcaccctgcactgggagggtcaggctgtcccctctgtcacctctcaccctgcactgggaggggcaggctgtcccctctcaccctgcactgggaggggcaggctgtcccctctcaccctgcactgggagggtcacGCTCTGTCCCCTCTCGCCCTGCACTGGGGGGGGGTCACACCGTCCCCTCTtgccctgcactgggagggaatAGGACCCTCCGCCACCGGCCACTTCTACAATAAGGTATGTTGggttagggggataactttagggggtttTAGGGCGAGGTCAGGGAGTAACCTTAGTGGTGAGGCGGATGAGTTTCCTGGCGGCGAGGTGACGCGGCCAAGTGCCGGTAATCATTTGGTTGTGGCGAAACGGCCGCGGCCAAATGTCATAGACTGAGAAAGGGCCacgctgtcccctctgtcacctctcaccctgcactgggaggggcaggctgtcccctctgtcacctctcaccctgcactgggaggggcaggctgtcccctctgtcacctctcaccctgcactgggaggggcaggctgtcacctctcaccctgcactgggatgggcaggctgtcccctctcaccctgcactgggaggggcaggctgtctcctctgtcacctctcaccctgcacccggagggtcaggctgtcccctctcaccctgcactgggaggggtcACACTATCCCCTCtcgccctgcactgggaggggcaggctgtcacctctcaccctgcactgggagggccaggctgtcccctctgtcccctctcaccctgcactgggaggggcaggctgtcccctctgtcacctctcaccctgcactgggaggggcaggctgtcacctctcaccctgcactggaaggggcaggctgtcacctctcaccctgcactgggaggggcaggctgtctcctctcaccctgcactgggagggtcaggctgtcccctctgtcacctctcaccctgcactgggaggggtagGCTGTCACCTcacaccctgcactgggaggggcaggctgtcccctctgtcacctctcaccctgcactgggaggggcaggctgtcccctctgtcacctctcaccctgcactgggagggtcaggctgtcccctctgtcacctcttaccctgcactgggaggggcaggctgtcacctctcaccctgcactgggagggtcaggctgtcccctctcaccctgcactgggagggtcaggctgtcccctctgtcccctctcaccctgcactgggaggggcaggctgtcccctctgtcacctctcaccctgcactgggaggggcaggctgtcacctctcaccctgcactgggaggggcaggctgtcacctctcaccctgcactgggaggggcaggctgtcccctctgtcccctctcaccctgcactgggagggtcaggctgtcccctctgtcacctctcaccctgcactgggaggggcaggctgtcccctctcaccctgcactgggaggggcaggctgtcccctctcaccctgcactgggagggtcacGCTCTGTCCCCTCTCGCCCTGCACTGGGGGGGGGTCACACCGTCCCCTCtcgccctgcactgggagggaatAGGACCCTCCGCCACCGGCCACTTCTACAATAAGGTATGTTGggttagggggataactttagggggtttTAGGGCGAGGTCAGGGAGTAACCTTAGTGGTGAGGCGGATGAGTTTCCTGGCGGCGAGGTGACGCGGCCAAGTGCCGGTAATCATTTGGTTGTGGCGAAACGGCCGCGGCCAAATGTCATAGACTGAGAAAGGGCCacgctgtcccctctgtcacctctcaccctgcactgggaggggcaggctgtcccctctgtcacctctcaccctgcactgggaggggcaggctgtcccctctgtcacctctcaccctgcactgggaggggcaggctgtcacctctcaccctgcactgggatgggcaggctgtcacctctcaccctgcactgggaggggcaggctgtctcctctgtcacctctcaccctgcacccggagggtcaggctgtcccctctcaccctgcactgggaggggctgGCTGTCCCGtctgtcccctctcaccctgcactgggagggtcaggctgtcccctctgtcacctctcaccctgcactgggaggggtcACACATTTCACGGCTTCTGCAATCACCTCAAACAAGATTTTAGTTGAAAGTGCAGGTTTATTCCCCGTTTACAGCACCACCCACAGCCGTGGCATGTAGGCAACCTCCAGCATTATCCCCTTAACATACATCACTAAGAGCATTCACAGCTTCATAACTCATTTTGGGCTGCATTCTCCCCAATGAGCACCAGGGGGAGCAGCATTACAACCTGAGCAGATGTGTATGAAAATCACAGtccataaataatatatatacagtattggtgAGAGACGTCACGCAAAGGTTTTTAGGTGTATAACATGAGCGAGGAAGGGAGAGGTGATGGAGAAGGTCTGGCGGGCATTGGAGGATATTATAGCTATATACTCAGTAACTGATCCATTTGCTGGGATAAACCCAATAAGGAAAAATAAATCAACGTTCTCCCTTTTTGACAATAAATGCTGCTTGGTTAAAAACTTAATATGACAGCGGAAGTTACACATCGCTAGGGCACCTGGAGCCAAAGTGTTTTTTGGGTGACCTGCAGCAAGCGCCCCACAGAACCTTCCGTATGTCCTGGTTGCGGTAGGCGTATATAATGGGGTTGATCATGGAGTTGTAGGCAGCGGGGAGCACGGTTGCATAAGTATACCATGAGGGGTACGTGTGGTCCCCCAACAGGCAGTAGATGGCGAACGGTAGCCAGCAAGTTGCGAAAGTGCCCAGCATGAAGGCCAAGGTGGAGACGCCCTTCGTGGTAGTGACGTAGTGGTTGGCGGGCAGGTGGTGGCGTTGCATGGCTATCTCCTGGGCGTGCTTGCAGACTATCTTGCAGATCTGCGCGTAGAGCAGCAACATGACCCCAAAGACCATGAAGAAGCACCCAGAGAGGGCAACAAGGTTGCCCTTGGTAAGGGGGCGTATGATGCTACAGCCAGGTGTCCACTGTAGGCAGTGCCAGCCCAGAGCGGGCAGCACTCCGAAACCTGCAGCCACCACCCAGCTGAGGGCCAGCATGATGTAGGTACGAAACAACGTCCGGTGGGAATAGTACGTGAGGGCGTTGTAGAGGGATAGGTAGCGGTCAACGGTGATGGACAGAAGGCTGCAGATGCTGGCGGTGAAGGAGGTGACCAGGAGACCCGCGGTCAGGAGGCTGAAGGACTCCGAGGGGGGCCAGCAAACAAAAGCGAAGCGCAGGATGAGGCCGAGGCCGGAGAGGAGATCGGACGCGGCCAGGCTCCCGATGAGCAGGAAGACGGGTGCTCGCAGCGTGGACTTGGAGAGGATGACCCCCAGCACGACGGCGTTCTCGCTGGCGATGAGCGCTCCCGACGCGCACAGCGCCACGTCCCACGGGTTCAGGCGAGGGGGCTGCTCCCGGGACAGCAGTTCCACTCCTCCGCTCTCGTTATTCGCCCGAAGCCGCCAGCCCCGGAGCGCATGGGACATGTTCATGACGTGTATTGACCTGCGGGGATGGGACACGTGAGCTGGAGGCAACTCCAAGACATGGGAATGTGACACCGCAGTGAGACAGCAGATAGTAAGGTAAAGCCCTGCCTTTGAAGTGGTGCTAGTGTGACCTtctgcaagtcactttatctccctgtgccgcaggcaccaacaTCAGATTGTCAGCCCTTCAGGATAGGGACCTGTGCATGCAAAGGTGCTATGCCCAGCGCTGTGGACACTCAGTGCTATATGAGTGAACAGGTTCCCCTTTTGCAGTGTGAGTGCATGCtacttagatggtaagctctatgCGACAGGGGCACCCTGTGCCTTGTGTTCTGCTCTTATTCCCATTACTTGTACTTTCTTTTCCCAGTACTGTACgtctgtaaagcactgcgtacattATTGTTGCCTTGGAAATAAAATTGTACATATTATTTTATAATAATCTCCGAATCGCTTCTCCATAAGACTGTGGGATATCATTGTCTGCAgcccacacacagagaccgtgtgTCAGCAAACGCGCGCCATGGAGCAGCTACGGGACATACCGTAGTTATGTCGTGTTCCTCGGTGTATAAACCTATACATACAGAAATATGCAATTATGTGGTGTATTGGCATATTGATCTCTAATAATGTATAGAATATGCATTAACACAGATGTGCACATAAATACGAAAGCATGCGCTCATTtatacatgcatactgtacatgtatatacacacatgttcacacacacatataaacacatatatagTCACACGTGCGCACTcgcgtatatacacacacatgctcgcCCTCACCTGGAGCTTTCTTCTTACCTGGAGTGAAGTGGCCGGAATGAAtctcactcattcacacacagagagggcCCAGCAGGGTGCAGGTGCGGTGAGTGTGCATGGGGCAGTCAGAGTGTAGGGGCAGTGCaggggtggtgtaggggtagtGCAGGGTGCAGTGCAGGGATTGTGATGGGGCAGTgcagtgagggtgcagggattGTGAAGGGGCAGTACAGTGAGTGCAGGAGGCAGTGCAGTGAGTGTGGAGGGTGTAGGGGCAGTGCAGGGTGCAGTGATGGggcagtgagtgtggggggtgtagGGGCAGTGCAGGGTGCAGTGCAGGGATTGTGATGGGGCAGTGCAGTGAGTGTGGAGGGTGTAGGGGCAGTGCAGGGTACAGTGCAGGGATTGTGATGGGCAGTGCAGTGAGTGTGGAGGGTGTAGGGGCAGTGCAGGGTGCAGTGCAGGGATTGTGATGGGGCAGtgcagtgagtgtggggggtgtagGGGCAGTGCAGGGATTGTGATGGGGCAGtgcagtgagtgtggggggtgtagGGGCAGTGCAGGGTGCAGGTGATGCTGCTGTTTCTTGAATAAGTACTTCTTTCTGATGACTGAAGAGGTCACTTTGCAGATGCCAGGCCACGCCTTCCCTGACGTCAGGGGGagcccagcagccaatcagaagtaGGCAAGAAGCAGCTTTACTCCGCATACTGATGAGGCTCCATTCATAaaaaccagagagagagagagggggcgagggacAGGCGGGATGAGAGTGGAGACAGATAGGAGAGAAGAGGGCGGGTGAGACACCGTAGAGGGGGGTATGAGACACGGGAGAGGAGGAAAGGataggggatagaggagggaagagagtgggagggaggaggcGAAAGAAGAGAGGCAGGGGAGATAGGTGGGAATATGGGAAAGAGGCGATTTGGAGAGGATGGAAGAGTGTGGTAAAGAAgagatattggggggggggggggagaaagtcaggagggaatagagggaggggagaaagacatgagggaagagtgggggggagaaagacaggatggaagagggggggagaatggaggggaagagtgtgggaAAGGTGGGAGGctatgggaagggaaggggggagagggggaggggaaggaggagagagagtttgggaggggaaggaggagagagagtttgggaggggaaggggagagagtgtttgagaggggaaggggagagagtgggaggggaagggggagagagagtgggaggggaaggggggagagagtgtgggaggggaaggaaggagagagagtgaggggcaggggggagagagagtgcgaggggcaggggggagagagagggtagagggagggggaagggggtagagggagggggaaggggggagagagagggtggagggggaaggggggagagtgtttgggaggggaagggggagagtgtttgggaggggatggggggagagtgtttgggaggggaagggggggagagtgtttgggaggggaaggggggagagtgtttgggaggggatggggggagagtgtttgggaggggaagggggggagagtgtttgggaggggaaggggtgggagagtgcttgggaggggaaggggagagagtgtttgggaggggaaaggggagagagagagtgtgggaggggaaaggggggagagagagagtgtgggaggggaaaggggagagagtgtttgggagggcaaggggagagagagagtgtgtgggaggggaaagtgggagagagagagtgtgggaggggaaagggggagagagagtgtgtgggaggggaaagggggggagagagagtgggaggggaaagggggggagagagagtgggaggggaaagggggggagagagagtgggaagggaaagggggggagagagagtgggaagggaaaggggggggagagagtgggaagggaaggggggagagagtgggaagggaaggggggagagagtgggaagggaaggggggagagagtgggaagggaaggggggagagagtgggaagggaaggggggagagagtgggaagggaaggggggagagagtgggaagggaaggggagagagagtgggaagggaaggcggagggagtgggaagggaaggggggagggagtgggaagggaaggggggagggagtgggaagggaaggggggagggagtgggaagggaaggggggagggagtgggaagggaaggggggagggagtgggaagggaaggggggagggagtgggaagggaagggggggagagagtgggaagggaaggggggagagagtgggatgggaagggggggagagagtgggatgggaagggggggagagagtgggaagggaagggggagggagtgggaagggaaggggggaaggagtaggaagggaaggggggagggagtaggaagggaaggggggagggaaggggggagagagtgggaagggaaggggggagagagtgggaaggggggagagagtgggaagggaaggggggagagtgggaacggggggagagtgggaagggaacggggggagacagtgggaagggaagggggagagtgggaagggaagggggagagtgggaagggaagggggagagtgggaagggaagggggagagtgggaagggaagggggagagtgggaagggaagggggaggagtgggaagggaagggggagagtgggaagggaagggggagagtgggaagggaagggggagagtgggaagggaagggggagagtgggaaggggggagagtgggaaggggggagagtgggaaggggggagagtgggaagggaagaggggagagagtgggaagggaagaggggagagagtgggaagggaagggggggagagagtgggaagggaagggggagggagtgggaagggaagggggaaggagtaggaaggaaggggggagggagtaggaagggaaggggggagagagtgggaagggaaggggggagagagtgggaaggggggagagagtgggaagggagggggggagagtgggaacggggggagagtggaagggaacggggggagacagtgggaagggaagggggagagtgggaaggaagggggagagtgggaagggaagggggagagtgggaagggaagggggagagtgggaagggaagggggagagtgggaagggaagggggagagtgggaagggaaggggagagtgggaagggaaggggggagagtgggaagggaagggggagagtgggaagggaagggggagagtgggaagggaagggggagagtgggaagggaagggggagagtgggaagggaagggggagagtgggaagggaagggggagagtgggaagggaagggggagagtgggaaggggagagtgggaaggggggagagtgggaaggggggagagtgggaaggggggagagtgggaagggaagaggggagagagtgggaagggaagaggggagagagtgggaagggaagggggggagagagtgggaagggaagggggggagagagtgggaagggaagggggagagagtgggaagggaagggggggagagtgggaagggaaggggggagagtgggaagggaagggggggagagtgggaagggaaggggggagagtgggaagggaagggggggagagtgggaagggaaggggggggagagtgggaagggaagggggggagagtgggaaggggagagtgggaaggggggagtgggaaggggggagagtgggaagggggggagagtgggaagagggagagagtgggaagggaagaggggagagagtgggaagggaagggggggagagtgggaagggaagggggggagagagtggaagggaagggggagagagtgggaagggaaggggggggagagtgggaagggaaggggggagagtgggaagggaagggggggagagtgggaagggaagggggggagagtgggaagggaagggggggagagtgggaagggaagggggggagagtgggaagggaagggggggagagtgggaagggaagggggggagagtggaagggaagggggggagagtgggaagggaagggggggagagtgggaagggaagggggggagagtgggaagggaagggggggagagtgggaagggaaggggggggagagagtgggaagggaaggggggagagagtgggaagggaagggggggagagtgggaagggaacgggggagagtgggaaggggggagagtgggaagggaagggggggagagagtgggaagggaagggggggagagagtgggaaggggggagagaatgggaagggaatggggggagagtgggaacggggggagagtgggaacggggggagagtgggaacggggggagagtgggaagggaacggggggagacagtgggaagggaaggggagacagtgggaagggaaggggagacagtgggaagggaaggggagacagtgggaagggaagggggagacagtgggaagggaaggggggagagtgggaagggaaggggggagagtgggaagggaaggggggagagtgggaagggaaggggggagagtgggaagggaagggggagagtgggaagggaagggggagagtgggaagggaagggggagagtgggaagggaaggggggagagtgggaagggaaggggggagagtgggaagggaagggtggagagtgggaagggaagggggagagtgggaagggaagggggagagtgggaagggaagggggagagtgggaagggaagggggagagtgggaagggaaggggagagtgggaagggaagggggggagagtgggaagggaagggggggagagagtgggaagggaagggggggagagagtggaagggaagggggggagagtgggaagggaaggggggagagagagtgtgggagaggaagggggggagagagagtgtgtgggaagggaaagggggagagagagtgggaggggaaagggggggagagagtgggaagggaaggggggagagtgggaagggaaggggggagagagagtgtgggagaggaagggggggagagagagtgtgtgggaggggaaagggggagagagagtgggaggggaaagggggggagagagagtgagaggggaaagggggggagagagagtgggaggggaaagggggagagagagtgggaggggaaagggggagagagagtgggaggggaaaggggggagagagagtgtgggggggagagagtggggggggagagagtgtgtgggagggaaagggggagagagagtgggaggggaaaggggggagagagagtgggtggggaaagggggagagagagagtgggaggggaaagggg encodes:
- the LOC142485982 gene encoding G-protein coupled receptor 3-like, encoding MNMSHALRGWRLRANNESGGVELLSREQPPRLNPWDVALCASGALIASENAVVLGVILSKSTLRAPVFLLIGSLAASDLLSGLGLILRFAFVCWPPSESFSLLTAGLLVTSFTASICSLLSITVDRYLSLYNALTYYSHRTLFRTYIMLALSWVVAAGFGVLPALGWHCLQWTPGCSIIRPLTKGNLVALSGCFFMVFGVMLLLYAQICKIVCKHAQEIAMQRHHLPANHYVTTTKGVSTLAFMLGTFATCWLPFAIYCLLGDHTYPSWYTYATVLPAAYNSMINPIIYAYRNQDIRKVLWGACCRSPKKHFGSRCPSDV